The region CTGAACGGCCTCGTCCATGCGGTTCTTGAGGAACTCCCACGTCTGGACGTTACCAGCGGAGGTGTCCTGCAACAGGTACAGTTCGGTCATCTTCATGATGGTCGCCAAGCCAATGCGCCGCGTGTACCAGCCAAACTGCAAGGATAATAACTCAATCAAAACTCTTGGGATCACGATTACTCGCGCTAACTCACGTCCACGGATCGATCGCCCGAGTAGTAGCAGATGTCGTCCACCAGGGTGAGCACCTGGGCCAGCGCCGTCGACGCGTGCTGCGGTTGTGCTATCAGTGACATCGCCTGCGGCCATTGAGCTTTGTACGGGGCAATCATCTCCATACGCTGACGCACCGCCTGCACCAGGAAGTCGAGCGGATTCTCGACCTCCTGCTGGCCCTTGCTCGTCTTCTCCTTCAAGCTCTGCACCAGCTGCGCGTTGCACCTGCCGTTGAAGTGGGAGACGAGGGCAAAACCACCTTCCGGGAACATGCCATGGACCACGCTGGGGTAGCCGCACTGCTCGGCACCGAGGACAATGGCCTGCCTTGTCCAGCCGTGCTGTGGCACATGCTCCAGGGCCGCATCGAGTATCTTGTCGCGTATGGCATCCACCTTGGCCTGCTTAGCGCTCTGCTCTGCAGACTCTTGCTGCTTGccacctgctcctcctgctcccccACTACCGGCCTCATTTTGTGTGGCTTTTgctgccgcctcctccgccgcaTCCCGCTCCCTTTCCAGCTGTTCCTCGCGTGCCCGAAAGTCCTCCAAGCTGGTGCTGCCGGTGGTCTTGTCCGTGGCATCTTTGGCATAGCCGCGCGCCAGAGATGCAGCAGCCAGGGGCAGCTGTCTGTGCAGGGAGGCCAGGTGACAGGTCTGTGCATCTGAAAATAGAAGAAGCCACACACAGGCAGGCATGAGCCCCGAATTAAAGTCATGGACAGGACGGGCAGACACAGAGCCAGCCTCTGTGGCCAATTGATTAGCACACTCAGTAgctccatttgccatttgccatttgccggCCAATTATCGCCCCGGAGATCCCCCAACACACCACACAGTTCGCTTGTtcgtttcagtttcggtttctaATCTGTTTACACATACAATTAGTTTACGCTATCATTTCGCTTTCGTTATGGACACAAATGTATAAAGTTAAGAGCCTAAACGGGTTCTGTGGCTGGGGCCGGGGTCGGGACTGGGCCCGCGTCTTGGAGGAGTTTGCGCTGGCGGGCGGTCTGCTCGATTACCTCGTTGGCGCGCACATAAATCGACAGGAGCCATTCCAGGCTGGTGATAGAGCTGGTTAGCACGTCGAGCTTCTCCTGGCGTCCGATGTCGGGCAGACTGCTGTCGCCTTCGCCGGCAATGCCGCTGTTGGTGATGTTTACGGCCAGCATTTGCAGCTGCTTCTTCATGAGAGCGTCGTCCGAGGCACTCTGGCCGTTCTCCACGCGCTCCTTGTACGCCTTGTAGTGGGCCATCGAGAAGTCCAGGGCCGTGCCCAGGGGCACCAGCAGACGCTTTTCGATCTCTGGCAGAATGTCCCAGAATCCGGTGACGTTGCGCCTGTCGCTCAAGGCAAAGTACCGCAAGATGTTGATGGCGTTGCAGATCCGATCGGAGTGCAGCAGCAAATCCGACTTAACGTCGTTGGGCAGCACGCAGACGCACAGCATCAGCATTTCCCTGAAATGCTTGCCGCGGAATTCGGATGGCATCGCGACGCCGCTCCTTATGTGGGCCATCAGGGCCTTGTCCACTAGGTCCTTGAACATGGCACTTAGGTAGCCCATCAGGCCGTCGTGCTGTAGCGTCTCCAGCAGGTTCTTAAGGATCAGGCACTTTCCCTGGTCATCGAACGCCAGTATGTAATGCCGGAGCACGTGCAGTCCCAGCTGACGCAATCCCACCTGCGGCGAGTAGCCGACAATCTTGCAGAGCTCATCGCAGAATCGCTTATGGACGTCCAGCTGCAGCGAGAAATGGGGCACCGATGCGCCGCCGCGATTGATCAGCACGTGCTCGAGGAGGCGCAGGCCGCAGTGCTGCAGCGGTGGCTCCGGCTGCCGAAGCAGCTCAACCACCAGATAGAGGCTCGACTCGAACAGGAAGAGCGGCGAATAAATCTTGGGTGTTGTTGGCGGCAACAAGTCGCGCACGAAAAGGGCGTGGTAGTACATGGCCAGGGCATGCAGGGGCATCATATCCTCGATGAGGAACACGTTCTGGCCAGTCATCTCGTAGACGCCTTTTGCGGCGTTCAGTTTGCGCTCCCAGCGGGCGCGCTTCTCCACCAGGGCAAGCAGATAGAAGGGGTCGCCGCCCATGGACTTGGTGACCTCCTGGGTGAGGTTCTTTACCACCTGATGGACGTAGGTGTGGGTCAGGTCGTCCTTCACGTAGCTCATCTCGAGAAGGGCCAGTGGCTTGCCCAGAAGCTGCACTAAGAAGCAGGTGAGAGCGTTG is a window of Drosophila pseudoobscura strain MV-25-SWS-2005 chromosome 3, UCI_Dpse_MV25, whole genome shotgun sequence DNA encoding:
- the Coq9 gene encoding ubiquinone biosynthesis protein COQ9, mitochondrial, with protein sequence MANVRCLQKLFRLQKLLLPLHAQTCHLASLHRQLPLAAASLARGYAKDATDKTTGSTSLEDFRAREEQLERERDAAEEAAAKATQNEAGSGGAGGAGGKQQESAEQSAKQAKVDAIRDKILDAALEHVPQHGWTRQAIVLGAEQCGYPSVVHGMFPEGGFALVSHFNGRCNAQLVQSLKEKTSKGQQEVENPLDFLVQAVRQRMEMIAPYKAQWPQAMSLIAQPQHASTALAQVLTLVDDICYYSGDRSVDFGWYTRRIGLATIMKMTELYLLQDTSAGNVQTWEFLKNRMDEAVQLQMALSQTEGMTHTFQRSFNSAFITARNILGLGFKRN
- the LOC4804133 gene encoding glomulin, with amino-acid sequence MEPAIEANAAAANLLRLIKQLLLEKAYDGVRMLFQSPNEASRNIQHMPLIAMDIYNDICVVNLVDEVNSREPELFDCANELLKLLAEHAPVQEMMMELMEKIEESRSHAVFAAYLRALQVILVRQGQDKPQAVMWCLQSVFTRLKDLPLPEYLSEGYDEAAGRLVEQDKQVEDLLAHYITVGLFEAPLLVDILQRDPRPDPHIFRHSTMSRRNALTCFLVQLLGKPLALLEMSYVKDDLTHTYVHQVVKNLTQEVTKSMGGDPFYLLALVEKRARWERKLNAAKGVYEMTGQNVFLIEDMMPLHALAMYYHALFVRDLLPPTTPKIYSPLFLFESSLYLVVELLRQPEPPLQHCGLRLLEHVLINRGGASVPHFSLQLDVHKRFCDELCKIVGYSPQVGLRQLGLHVLRHYILAFDDQGKCLILKNLLETLQHDGLMGYLSAMFKDLVDKALMAHIRSGVAMPSEFRGKHFREMLMLCVCVLPNDVKSDLLLHSDRICNAINILRYFALSDRRNVTGFWDILPEIEKRLLVPLGTALDFSMAHYKAYKERVENGQSASDDALMKKQLQMLAVNITNSGIAGEGDSSLPDIGRQEKLDVLTSSITSLEWLLSIYVRANEVIEQTARQRKLLQDAGPVPTPAPATEPV